From the genome of Lampris incognitus isolate fLamInc1 chromosome 17, fLamInc1.hap2, whole genome shotgun sequence:
TCGGTCTGGATAACGGTGGGAAGACGACATTGCTTAAACAGCTAGCATCTGAGGACATCAGTCATATCACCCctacacaggtattgaggaggggggggggggggacttaatcGACTTTCTAACCCTCCGGTTGTCTTTATAACGTATGGTTTTGAACCATGCATTACAATACTATACATTTATAATGCATGGCATTTAAGGCAACCTATCTCAGAACACTTTGGTAATTCTTGCCATTGTTTGTACTAAGCATCAAACTAGCAATTTATTGACTAATGACAGGCTTCTCGCACCAACTTGATGTTTTGTGAATATATACATTAAATTAAGACTTTTCTGTTCCTTCTTCACTTGACTCAACCCAGGGATTCAACATAAAAAGTGTCCAGTCTCAGGGTTTTAAACTGAATGTGTGGGATATTGGAGGTCAGAGGAAAATCAGACCCTACTGGAGAAACTACTTTGAGAATACTGATGTACTGGTGAGTAGAGCTTGATTAAACAAGGCTCCTACAGGCTGTTCTGCTGACCCACTTAAAAGGCCACTTTGTACTATAATGATGGGGATAATATCTTCATGCCATCGGTAGTTATCACCTATATGCATTGACAATCATTGGCAATTGCTGACTAGGAAACCTGCTATTCTGTTTCAGATTTATGTCATTGACAGTGCTGACAGAAAGAGATTTGAGGAAACAGGACAGGTATATACAAATTTGTCATTATTTGGTTATGTGCTATAAATGTATGAGTGTACTACACATAATCTGTTTTTATTCTTAAAGAAAATTGGGGTCTTGTTCATCTGCTTCATGATTTGTGCATGTTTGTCTATGCATGTAAGTTTAATCAGAGGGAGTAAATGAGAGTGTTTGTGTATGGGTTGCAGGAGCTGGCTGAGTTGTTGGATGAGGAGAAGTTGAGTGGTGTTCCTGTGCTGATCTTTGCCAATAAGCAAGACCTTCTGACAGCCGCCCCAGCCTCTGAGATTGCTGAGGGTCTCAACTTACACACTATCCGTGACCGTGTGTGGCAGATCCAGTCCTGCTCTGCCCTCACTGGTGAGGGGATTCAGGTAAGACCTCAAACCTAGTCGCATCATCTTTCCAAATATGTTTTTCCCTTAATAGAAATGTTGCTCAATGCTGTCAGATCACAAGTAACAACAGAGGGAATTGTCAAGTAGTGGATTTCATGTTTCTTTTGAAggttattttttctctctctaattttcaCTGCTTCTCATCATCGGCTACTTTTCCACTATCCTTACAGGAAGGCATGAATTGGGTCTGCAAGAGTGTCAACGCAAAGAAAAAATAGCTTCTCTTCTAGTCTTCTACTAAGGAGGAgtgacagcaacacacacacacatacacacacacacacacatattcttcTTACCTAAGTGAGATGGGATACATTTGTGATTGTACACACAGTACTTACCCAATATGGATTTGAAGAGAGTTTTTATCCTCCTGCATTTCTCATATCACTAATGTTTACTAATCTCTACACATCCCCATCTTTGCTTCGGAAAGGGGAAAAGGAGTCTGCCCTTTAAGAGACACCAGGCATGGAGAACATGCCCTCCTCTTGCTGGTTTGGTTGAGCAACTTCCAAGCATCTCATGTTTTTGATGAGATATTGATTCCAAAGGCTGTGACTTGATTCTAAAATATTTCTGGATGCATCTCAATATCAATTTTTGATAtagttttttttccatctttgaACTGCTAACTGGTTTGATGAATATATGGCCTGATTCATAAATAATGTAATCTAATAATGACATAAGATTCTATTGCTATGGAGGTTCATGTGTCACATGTGAGTAACCAGCTGTCAACTGTcctaagtgatttttttttacctgagCCTAAATCTTGTTACAGAGTGAGCATCACTGTATTGGTGAAGTAATGGCCAAAGATGCAGTGTTGCGTCTTGGGTCGGTAGCATGGCCACAGATCTTCAGCCATGAAAATTGCAATAGACTTTTTAATTCATTTTGCCCATCCAAAAGGAGTGGATATTTTGAGAATTGATCAAGTAGGAAAGCAACAGGTTATTTTTCCAGCTGAAACTGCAGATGAAACCATGTATTGTGATATCACCTGTTCATATCGTTTCCAAAATACTTGAGCTTTGGATCACACCGTTTGCTTTGTATTTGCTGTGGCTGTTATGAAGCTTTCTGTTCCCTTTAATCTCATGGAAACCAGAATGTGTCCACACGTTCGCTTTGAGAGGAGAGGAAGCTGACCAAATTTTTGACTGACCTGTGTAACCATGCCTGTGAAAGGAGCTTGGAAGGGTACAGACATAAACACCACGCACATTTCTCCCTGTTTATCCCTCCATGTTATACCATCCAAGTGGTCTAAATACACATTAACTAGGCCTGTATAAGACAAAGTTGCTAATTATTTGCCAAAAACAACATAATTTGTAATAAGATGTCATACTTAATAGTACATCGTACTCCATGGTGGAATTTAAAATTTGGATGTTTGAgataaagcgctgtataaatgtaatccattattattattgtcgttTGTAAATTGGTGCAGAATCGGTAATGGCGCATGATGCATCTTAATGAAGTTTTGCATCCAACCCTGCCTTACTGGCCCAATCCCAGCCATAACAGCTCTGCAGCAGACCAGTGGAACCTCAGACATTCCAATAACTGTTGTCCTTCGATGCAACAGCAACTTGCTTTGTTAGATATTGTACACATCGTCCTGGAAAACCAGCTCTTTTCACTGTTCATTCCCCTCCCGTTTCTATCTCTCCACTTCTCTCATTCTTACAggttgttgtgttttgttatttttattttttatcatgACAGCTATACATGCTTTTTGATGCTACAGCTCTGTTTGCAGTGAGGTCTATTTTTGTAAGTGTTAATTTATGATGAAGTAGAATGCTTACAAACCCATGTCATTTCTAGGACATGGGATGAATATTGTCTGCAGagcttaatccccccccccccctgtaaacAGATGATACATGTTAATATGTATAAAGAAAGAACATTGAAAATTAAATGGTTAGGAGACACTACATTATATGATGGTTGCTTGTAAATATTATGGCCCTGCATTCATATGTTAAGTAATGCACATGTTATAGAGTATCTGTTACCCGACTGTACCCTGTAGTCTATAATGTTTGCATGTCTAATATGTGCTGGCAGATTTTTAACAGAGGTCTTATGTTACACTGCATTTCTTTGTGCGTCTTTCGGTGACCAAGGGAATTCATTCTTAGGCATTTCCTTTTGATATTCTTGAATGTATTCAGTGCAAGGATTGAAGGTACACGAATAAAAAGGTTGTGAGGAACAAGAGGAAGATCTTTTCATTTTGGAAACCAATCAGAATTTCTTCAATTACCTGCGATAAGAGTTCTTTACTCGgctaaggcagacagacagagagagagagagagagagagagagagagaggccttttCCTAACCAGGCTCTCTAATGGTAAATTGCAGGAATTAGGACTTAACACAAACCCACTTACGCAGTCAGCCGTGGCAGATGGAGTCAGCTGGTGGTGACGGCGAAAAAGCCGGTCTGGCCTTTGAGGGAAATGGCAAACCAGGGCAGAGTAAGGGAGTGGTTAGAAATATAGGCCCCATGCCTGCATAATATCCTCAGCTGCACCGCGGCCCTGAGAGTACTGTATGCATTCTGTTATGGTTGTTCACATACTTAAACAACCGcgtgagagagattgtgtgtttatatttgtCAAGGGAAGTACTTACCGATGTCCCCTACAGGGTTATTTACCAAGCTACATGCTGGTCAGTGGTAATTTCTCAGAGGGTATTATAGAGGTAGTACGCGTTTTAAGTACATTTGCTTGATCTTAATACAGTCTatttttgtgttgattttgtgggtcttatctgtgtgtgtgtgtgtgtgtgtgtgtgtgtgtgtgtgtctctgtgtgtctctgtgtgtctctgtgtgtctctgtgtgtgcgtgtcttttCTGTCCTTAGGTCAAGGTGATTGATTCCACTGGCCTCTGAGAATCTCAGATGGCCTCTTTCCTGACAAAGACTCTCATTGACGAACCTTGTTCCCTTGTTCTCCTTTCAGACCAGAAGAGGGGAGAAGTATTGTTTCTCACGTGTGACGCTTGAGCTCCCCCGTTACAATGATTTCTGACAAAGCAATAGTTATGGAAAATGTGAAACGCCCTGAGAGTGAATCACATTTAGAAACACAAAGGCGTTTTATGGATTGCTGCTTTGAGGGTAATGAAAAAAGAAATTTTACTGGCaatgtgaattaaaaaaaaaaaatcaaagcattGACTCCCAGGCAAGAGTCTATTCAGTGTTTTATCTACAGGCGTCTGATGAAACCTCAGAAGGAGAGAACACAAAGTTCTGTGGTTGTTTTATCAGTTGAATAAAAGCCCccaccccacatacacacacacagtgtgtgtgggtAGTTTGAAGGGGCCAGactaagtctgtgtgtgtgtgtgtgtgtgcatgcgtgcatgtgtgtgtgtgtgtgtgtgtaaagagagCGAGATGTATATTATTGATATGTAGGCAATGAGGTTTCTGCCTCTCCATTCTCATGGATCAGACAGCTGTTGGGCAGCTGTGTTTCCAAGTGTGAGAAAGTGTGTGCCGGGGAGGGAGATAGAAAACTATTCCTGTAAATTATGCTGCACCTCAAACAGCACAGTTCACTtggcttcctctctccctccctctctctccctctctctctctctctctctctccctctactgaGATTTGCTGATGTGAGCAAAGCAACAACATTGAGACCTCTGTCCACAAACTCGAGCTTGGGAGTCGTATCTCGAATGATCATTTCGGATGTTTTCGCGCAAGCGTTCAGATGCGTCTTTGGCCTGAGAATTGTCCACCAAACTGCTCAAACTGACGGGTATGGTTTGATTTTCTGACAGCAGCCCCACAAACATTTACTTAATAACTAACGTGGAATACGCGGGGATCGTAAggtcatgtgagacatgtaatcTTTGGTTCATGGACGTTTGGTTATCTTGAATTTATTTTAGGTTTAatgggttttttgttttcttttatgaaaataaaacaaaacgctTTGTGGTTGCCCTCGTTTCTCCTTCTAATTTTTGGCAGCTATCACAAAACAGACAAACCAACCATGTATTCAAGTTAAACCCGTTTCTAACCAGACAGCCGAACCGAAGACTCATCTGAGCGTCCCATGAAATAAACGGGATTTATACATTTTGGTATAATGGTAACGGTTGCAGAGAGGACTGGATCTGAAAGTAGGATAGCTACAGTGAAGATTgtgtaaagacagtgaaacatacaTAAGCACTGCTTTTCCCTCGGCCTCTCCCGAAATGTCAAACTTAAAACGCTTAATATATTAATTTACCATGAGAACATGAACTAAGACGGTAATGCTTTTGCATTCCACCCTctgtcttgcacacacacacgcacatacacacacacacacggagcattCCTATTCTCTGAAGGGGATTAATACCcaaaggggacacacacacacacacacacacatgcacacacatacgcatgcacacacacatgcacgcacattcgCTCACCATTTGAATGACAACTCCTCGAGCCTCATCTTACCCATCCTGTTCTCTCTCTGCAGGCTCCCACCCACATATACTCAGGGGCCATGTTTGAACTGGATGGACACAAAGACATTTAAAGCTGTGGTGAAATGGGCCCAtcttggggggggcggggggggagtaAATACAGCAATACCCTCATGAAATAATGCAAATTAGACAAGGCAAGCAACCCCGAAAGCTTTGCTGCATATTCATCTAGTAACAGCAGACCTGATACTTGGGGTGGCACAGTTGCTGGGGACCGCTGCGGTATCTGGAGGGGGAGGATCTCAGTTTCTCTTCGTGTCATTTACTATATTAGTGTGTCAGCTGTATGATTGAGGGGGCATATGGAAAAACACTGAGCTACAGTACATACGGACGATGAGATTCAATCCTCTGACGGATGTGAGAAATGTGAAGCCTGTGTGACGAAATGGGGGCTTTGTACACAGTTAACAGCAGAGGCAGGTTTAAATTCCTTGATTTATTTGGAACCTTCCTCCAAATGACATGTCCGTAATTTTTCCatttcacaaaatatttacaaaaaaagatacttctcctttttttttcttttttttaaatgttgggTTGAATGTTCTTGTAACAACTTCCTTGTGGATTTTGAACATTTGCTTACATCAAGCAGTCCAGTCTCTTTCTTTAGAAAAAGTTCATGAAAAAAATTATCCCATCCTTTTTTGACGCACTCTTTTAAACCTGCATACAGTTTTCCCAttgctcttctttttttcttcttttttttctcgagTGCTTATAAAAATCTTCCCCGCATGCTTACAGCCGCAAACAGGAAGCCAGAGCTAGTGTGCTTGTTGAGAGGAAGTGACATCTTTGCCCTGCAGGAAGTACAATTACAGCGTCGTCAACACTCCAGATGCTTGTGTTGATTAGGTTAGTCTGTCCAGTCTTGCCTCTGTTTCAACAAGTCTTTGAAGACAAACATGAAACCTATGGATGTAGCACATAACACAAATGTCGTAGTTACTATTAAATGGAAACAGTCTCTTTCAGACAAAGAATTTCAGTCCTATGGGAGGCCTGGCAGCAGGAAGGGGGATTGGATCCTCCCTCCAGAAAGGGAGTGCTAGGAATAGGGGCTGGATTCCCAGAATGCAGAGGACTAGGTTAGGGTCAATGAGCCCCCTCAGACACAGCTCCAGTGTCCTCTTGTGGGTTGGCATCCGTAGTCCAGGCATACCAAGGCGTCCCCAAGTGCATTGTGGGTGTTCCACACAGTGGGGAACATGGAAGAGCATTTTGTGTTCAAGCTGTACGATACATCCCTGAACTCAGCAATGAAAGGAGGCCAAAGTGCAGCAACCAAATCAAGGGACACATAGTGACAGTTGTCCATGTAGAAGAATCTACCAAACAAAATCTGATGAGCAGAATAACGTATGATAGAGCTAACATAAGGCAATCAACCTCGGTACAACTTTGAGGGACAATTTCATAGGGAAACATAAGACGCTAGGGGACTAAAACCAGAAAGCTCAACATGGCATAGGATTATCCCCATTCTGTTTGGCCTCATCTTAGGTGAAGCCTTTCCAACAATCCATCTCCTGCTATTTAAATAAAACAATGCGCCTCATCCCTTTGTCATAGGCCCATTGTGCAGTGCTCAAAGTTTATGCATTGACCACTGAATCTTGGTGTGTATAAAATCCTATGTCCAGCTGAGGTGTACCAGAGTGAATGTTGCAGTTTATGCATCGACACTTTATGCATAATACACTGACAGgacaaaaaaaggaaataaaacaGTTCAACCCTGCCCCCGAAAGCATGTATGTGttctacacacacacgtgtgtgtgtgtgtgtgtgtgtgtgtgtgtgtgtgtgtgtgtgtgtgtgtgtgtgagagacagacagagagagagagagagcgagcaagagagtatATATTAACATTTGTTTAAGTGTGTGTAGTAAAGAATTGCAATAAATCTGAGTGTTCATGTGCATTATCCTGTTTATACAGCCTGTACAGGCTTACTATTTGGGTGTTAGTTTCTATATCTAAATGTGTGTGCATATACTGtatgtgcaggtgtgtgtatgtCCATGTTAACTTGTGACATAGTGCTTTGCAGAGGGCTGCCCATAGAGCCCATAGAagtctgcatgtctgtgtgtctgtgaggcaTCTATCCAGTCCCTCACTGCCAAGCCctgcattgatggacccccagaGGCCAGACCTGGGGGTGGGGGATAGTCCTGGGCACTGACCCAGGGGAATGAACCCGACCGTGGGTATGGGGGATGGCTGCGGTGGCCTGACACAGAGGGTACTCCAGAGCAGTAGCAGTTATCCATCGTACACACAAGGATCTTACGGCCCCCGTACTGAGGCAGCACTGCCTGCTGGGAAGAATGGGAAGAGCTACTACCTCCATGAGGAAAGTGTGAGGAGCCAAACACTGAGCCTGAATGATGATTGGTCAGTGATCCGCTGCCACTTCCTGTTCCGCTGCCCTCACTAATGTGGGAGGGGCCACAGGGGCCAAGAGGTTGTTGATTGGTGGACTGGCCCTCTCCTGAGGTTGAGCCGGAACCCAGGTatggctgcttggccatggatgtggatgaagatgaggaggaagaggaagactcTTTGAAACCGGTAGCAGGGGTTTTCCCAACATTCCCACTTCCATCTGGGAAGGCGGTGGAGTGCTTCCGTTTCTCTGCTCCTGAACCAGAGCTCTGACCACTGGCGTAAGCAGGGACAGACTGCAGGAAGTTGGAAGGAGGGGTGAGGGGAGctgggagagagagtgggggagaaaATGGGTAGGGGAGGTGGTGAAAAATTATGAAAGAAGAACTTAAAACTCAGACTGGctacaaataatctgatgtaaaTTTGAGGCATTTATGTGAGCCATGTCTAGAGAGAAACCACAAAGAGGTTTAGGCTCCTACCTTCCAGTGTTCTCCGCAAGCTCTTCTCTCTCTTTGAGAGTTCAGAAAGGAACAGCTTTGAATTTAGACTTCCCACTTTGTAAGGAGGGAGAGCAGTGCCCAAACATGCCTGAGACCTGTGAAAAATACAGAGAGACGCAATGCGCCAGATGAGTGGTCCACCTAGAAACACAACTGTAGGCTACATTAAACAAATGCAAAAATGTAAATAGTCATTTTGAGGATAGACGTTTTGAAAGGCATCTCTCTAACCTATCCATAAGGATTCTGACAGGCTTGGTGTTCTTCATGAAACTGAGTTCCTCTGCTTTACTGAAGGCCGTCTGGACAGAGCTTAGAAGCTTCTGGGCTTCATGGCGCTGTTCTCCCAGGGCGAGAACCTGGGCAGCATTTTCCTGGCAGAACCGGGACTGAGCCCTGTCGAGTGCCTCCAATGTTCTACCCAGGTCCTCTTCCAAGAGCTGATGCATCCGCTGGTACTGCAAACGCACCTCCTCTTTCAACTCACACACCCTGTCCTATAGAGGGCAAAAAGAAGCACACACATATTCAAAACACACCTTAATGCAAATATCAAcccattttttccccctcattttACATAAAATTGTGGAGGGCCCCCATGAAATGTATAGGCCCATGGTGCCAAACATACCTCCACAACACATTTGTCAGAGTCGAGTTTGCAAAGCTGTTCTTCAATGTCCTGCACTCTCTCCTCAACTCGCTCCTGTTGCCTCAACAGGCTTTgctatgaggggaaaaaaaatcaaaaggaggaacatgaggatgttAAGGACAAAAATACAGAGGGAAaggagggaggggagaaaaaagacagacagacagaaagaaaagatTCTTGAATTGGTTCATTTTTAGGCCTGGTGAGCAGTGACCACAACTAGCCACTAGCATCCCCTCCCCATGTTTTTGAGATATTAGAAGCCAGGGAACTGGCTAATTTAGTCTCCATCCAGCTCACAATCCCTGTAAGTGGGGGGAGAAGGAGGGGGGATGCTGTCATAGCAACCAACAGCTATTTTGTGTTTGCATGAGTGAGTGAGGAATAATGGAGGGGAACTAGAGGGAGGGAGCAGAGATGGATAAATGGGCATAAAGAGGCAGAAaaagctacagcagctcttctccCCCTTGCTTTACTTTCACTCCCCCATGCTCTACTCTCCTTGTGACTCCTTTTATCTATTGGTGCACCCCCACTGCTCCTTCTCGCACTCCTCTTCCTTCTCCAGCAGATGCACATGTATTCAGCCGTACAGGGCCTGTTCTCTGAGTCATGGCAATGTTGTGACAACAACAGTCGTTATTTCTGGGACGGTAATTGTGTGTCAACAACAGCAGATGCCTGCTCGGGCCTGACTGAGATCCTTAGCCGGCACCACTGACGGCAAACAAAGCCAACGTGGACGGGCCTCGTGCGGCACCAGCAGGACCTTTAGATTGCTCCCTCTATTGACTGCATAAGTTGAGTCTAGCATTCACAAAGGAGGAGTGGCTCTGATGGTCACAGATTCTTATGGCTCTCATTGTATGAACTTTGATGTTAAACATAAGTAATATTAGTTAAGCGTTCTAAATTTAGGCTTGGTAGAGTGGTTTAGGGTTTTTTGAAAAACTGTGAGCAGTGCACAAGTAATCCAGTAATGTGAATCTGATCCAgatagaaaaaaaatgtcaagagAGGCTTGGTGATGGGCCTGGGATTAGGTAAAAACAGAACTGAGTGGGACACTAATGGGAACATTTCACTCTCTGCAGTCATTAGTCCTACAGGTCAATGCTGCAAGATCATGCACCCCCATGGTCACATATATACAACAACCACACACGCATGCAACAATCACAGATGCGCACACAAACCACAGTTAAATCCAGGACTGTGACCTGATTGCGCTGATTGATAGATTTAGGCTCTGTGCAGAGGCCAGGGGAATAACAGGGTCAGAGGAGCCATAGTTCCCCCAAGGGGGTAACAAGAGAATGTACCtttgggtggtggtggtagtgggttGGGGGCGAGTATAAGAAGGGGAGGGTACTGTTTAGCTGTCATTTCAACATAGTGTCTTTTCCCATCAGAATCACTAGAGCAGGGGAGCAGAGCCAGAGGGAAGGTCAGTCCTAGCCCAGAGAGCATGGTGTACCATGGGGGTTAGTGGGGTGAATGTGGTAGGGGCTTATGGAGGAGGGGGGCTAGTGAGtggctgaaggggggggggtcacagtgcATTCCTTCTCTGATACCTCCTATTCAGAGTGGAGGTCACATGAGGTTTGGAGTGCTGGTAAAACTATCCCCATGTCAAAAACAGAATGTTTTATGATAATGACCCAACAGGAGCAGCTGTAAAGGATTCGTTAGCACAGTTTTAAATT
Proteins encoded in this window:
- the arl3b gene encoding ADP-ribosylation factor-like protein 3 isoform X1, producing the protein MKRITLNGAGLLSILRKLKSTPDQEVRILLLGLDNGGKTTLLKQLASEDISHITPTQGFNIKSVQSQGFKLNVWDIGGQRKIRPYWRNYFENTDVLIYVIDSADRKRFEETGQELAELLDEEKLSGVPVLIFANKQDLLTAAPASEIAEGLNLHTIRDRVWQIQSCSALTGEGIQEGMNWVCKSVNAKKK
- the arl3b gene encoding ADP-ribosylation factor-like protein 3 isoform X2 is translated as MGLLSILRKLKSTPDQEVRILLLGLDNGGKTTLLKQLASEDISHITPTQGFNIKSVQSQGFKLNVWDIGGQRKIRPYWRNYFENTDVLIYVIDSADRKRFEETGQELAELLDEEKLSGVPVLIFANKQDLLTAAPASEIAEGLNLHTIRDRVWQIQSCSALTGEGIQEGMNWVCKSVNAKKK
- the trim8b gene encoding E3 ubiquitin-protein ligase TRIM8b isoform X2; translation: MPGWTMMASDMAETWRNCFEEELICPICLHVFSDPIQLPCKHNFCRGCISEAWAKDSTLARCPECNHAYTQKPSLEKNHKLSNIVEKYNALSIEKAATPALQCILCRRGPPLPAVKVCLRCNAPCCQSHIQTHLQQPCSALGHLLVEAEAVKAWTCPQHDEYRLYHCEAEQTAVCQYCCFARCHPSHGHAVTDVELRRNDIRQSLLRQQERVEERVQDIEEQLCKLDSDKCVVEDRVCELKEEVRLQYQRMHQLLEEDLGRTLEALDRAQSRFCQENAAQVLALGEQRHEAQKLLSSVQTAFSKAEELSFMKNTKPVRILMDRSQACLGTALPPYKVGSLNSKLFLSELSKREKSLRRTLEAPLTPPSNFLQSVPAYASGQSSGSGAEKRKHSTAFPDGSGNVGKTPATGFKESSSSSSSSSTSMAKQPYLGSGSTSGEGQSTNQQPLGPCGPSHISEGSGTGSGSGSLTNHHSGSVFGSSHFPHGGFMFVFKDLLKQRQDWTD
- the trim8b gene encoding E3 ubiquitin-protein ligase TRIM8b isoform X1, with the protein product MPGWTMMASDMAETWRNCFEEELICPICLHVFSDPIQLPCKHNFCRGCISEAWAKDSTLARCPECNHAYTQKPSLEKNHKLSNIVEKYNALSIEKAATPALQCILCRRGPPLPAVKVCLRCNAPCCQSHIQTHLQQPCSALGHLLVEAEAVKAWTCPQHDEYRLYHCEAEQTAVCQYCCFARCHPSHGHAVTDVELRRNDIRQSLLRQQERVEERVQDIEEQLCKLDSDKCVVEDRVCELKEEVRLQYQRMHQLLEEDLGRTLEALDRAQSRFCQENAAQVLALGEQRHEAQKLLSSVQTAFSKAEELSFMKNTKPVRILMDRSQACLGTALPPYKVGSLNSKLFLSELSKREKSLRRTLEAPLTPPSNFLQSVPAYASGQSSGSGAEKRKHSTAFPDGSGNVGKTPATGFKESSSSSSSSSTSMAKQPYLGSGSTSGEGQSTNQQPLGPCGPSHISEGSGTGSGSGSLTNHHSGSVFGSSHFPHGGSSSSHSSQQAVLPQYGGRKILVCTMDNCYCSGVPSVSGHRSHPPYPRSGSFPWVSAQDYPPPPGLASGGPSMQGLAVRDWIDASQTHRHADFYGLYGQPSAKHYVTS